The genomic window AAAGTAGGGAATTTTTTGTTATAATCATATTAATACTAGGTTCTAATAACAAATCATAAATTTAAGGGGATGAACGAATATGCAATTATCATTACAAGGAAAGACGTATGTCGTGATGGGTGTGGCAAATAAACGAAGCATCGCTTGGGGCATTGCGCGTGCGCTTCATGCGGCAGGGGCGCGGTTAATTTTTACATATGCAGGTGAGCGTTTTGAAAATGAAGTGAAAAAATTAGTGGCGACGTTAGAAGATGACACAGCGCTTGTATTGCCTTGCGATGTAACGAAAGATGAAGAAATTGCCTCATGCTTTGCGCAAATTAAAGAGCAAGTGGGCGTCATTCACGGTCTTGCGCATTGTATCGCATTTGCGAATAAAGAACATTTAGAAGGCGAGTATATGAACGTCGATCGCGAAGGATTTTTACTTGCGCACAACATTAGCGCCTATTCGTTAACAGCGGTGGCGAAAGCGGCGAAAGAGCTAATGACCGAAGGCGGCAGCATCGTCACATTAACGTATTTAGGTGGCGAGCGCGTCGTGCAAAACTACAACGTCATGGGTGTGGCAAAAGCATCGTTAGAAGCGAGCGTGAAATATTTAGCGAACGACTTAGGGAAATACGGCATTCGCGTCAACGCCATTTCCGCAGGTCCAATTCGCACGTTATCTGCGAAAGGTGTCGGCGATTTTAACTCGATTTTAAAAGAAATTGAAGAGCGTGCACCACTACGTCGCACAACGACACAAGAAGAAGTTGGCGACACAGCCTTATTTTTATTTAGCGACTTATCGCGCGGCGTGACTGGAGAAATTATCCACGTCGACTCTGGCTACCACATTTTAGCGCGCTAATTTGAAAGCTGTTTGGCATCGACCAAACAGCTTTTTATGTATTATGGCATGCCCCTTTCTTTTTGCGCATATAGTAGTCGTAAAAAGGAGGGGTGTGGGAATGAAAAAGCGTGTGGAAAATGCGCCGTTGTTGTATATCGTTCAGCCGAATTTAGGGCCGAAAACGTGTTATATGCAACAGACGTTTCGGACGAAAAAAGAAAAGCTATCGTATCCGCCACCGTCATTTGCGAATTTTCGCGAGATGAATACGGCTGAGCGTATTGAATTTTTAGCGACGCTCCCGAATGAACTTCGTCCGGTGACGTGTGAGTTGAAAACGAAAAATCGCACGTATGAAGGAATCATTCAAACGTGCGATAAGAAAAAAGTCGTTTTTACATTAAGTGAAGAAGAAAAAACGATCACGATCCCGATTGAACATGTCGTATCGGTATCGCTTATTGGCAAATCGTAATATATACACGCTCAAGTTGCTCGGCTGTGTTTGCGAAGGAAAACGTCGTTTCCGCTCGTTTTCGTCCTTCGTGAGCAAGTGCGAGCGCTTTTTCTTTATCGTGCAATAATTCGCTAATGGCGCGTGCGAACGCTTTTGGTGATGCATAGTCGTCAACAACAAGCCCGTTTACGTTATGTTCGATCACTTCGCTATTTCCGCCGCGGTTTGTCGTCACGATCGGCACGCCCGCTGCCATCGCTTCGTAATGTACGCGGGCAAGCGGCTCGTGCCATTGCGAACTGCAAACGAACACATCACCGATTGTGAATATGTGTGGAATGTATTCGGACGGAATGTAGCTTGTAAATTGAATACGATCGTTGTAAGGCTTCGCTAGTTGATGAAGGAAGCGCACATATTCGTTTGGACGATTGTCGCTAAACCATTTGCCTCCGACGATGACGAGCTTTGCCTTTGGACGTTCGGCTAATACATGATTCATACTTTCAATGAGCACATGCACGCCTTTTGTTTTGCTTAACCGCCCGATAAATAAAATGACGTCATCATCTTCTGTTCCAAAACGTTGGCGCATGGTGGTGCGCCTTTGTTTTCCTTCCTCCGTCCATGGTGGCGTGTAGCGTGTCGCATCGACACCTGAGTAGACGATGTGAATGAGATCGTCTCGGACATCGTATCGTTTTGTGACGGTTCGTTTCATATATTCACTTACCGTTGTGATCGCATCTACTTCCGCAATCACTCGTTCGGCAACGTCACGTTTCATTTTCATCGGCGAAAACATATCGTTATGCAAACTGGTGACGAAGCGGCTATTTGGTGCTGCTTGTTTGTAAAATAACACGTTTGCGGGGCGGTTAAAAACGTGAATGACGTCAAACGTGCGCTTTTTTAGTTCGTTGACGATATGTTGTTCGTATTGTTCTTTTGGTACGCGCACATATTCGACGCCATCACGTATTTCGTACATCGGAAGCGAAGGGTCAGTAATCGAAAAAATAGTGAGCGTATGTTTAGCGGCAAACATGGGAGCGATGCCATCAATCATCAGTTGAATAGCGCCCCCTTTGACGGCTGGCGACGGCAATTTTTCTGTACAAATGAATGCGATGCGCATAGCTACCTCCCGTAAAGCGAGCGAATATATTCGACTTCACGACGCAACCCTTCTCGTAACGGCACGTTCGGGGCGTAGGCAAGCATGTTTTCTGCTTTTGAAATGTCCGCCCACGTATGTTTCGGCTCGCCGATCGCTTGATTGACATATTGTTTTTTTGCTTGTTTTCCGATCAACGTTTCAAGCATGGCAATGACGTCGTTAATAGATGCACGCTCTTTTCCACCA from Anoxybacillus gonensis includes these protein-coding regions:
- the fabI gene encoding enoyl-ACP reductase FabI; amino-acid sequence: MQLSLQGKTYVVMGVANKRSIAWGIARALHAAGARLIFTYAGERFENEVKKLVATLEDDTALVLPCDVTKDEEIASCFAQIKEQVGVIHGLAHCIAFANKEHLEGEYMNVDREGFLLAHNISAYSLTAVAKAAKELMTEGGSIVTLTYLGGERVVQNYNVMGVAKASLEASVKYLANDLGKYGIRVNAISAGPIRTLSAKGVGDFNSILKEIEERAPLRRTTTQEEVGDTALFLFSDLSRGVTGEIIHVDSGYHILAR
- a CDS encoding CotO family spore coat protein, producing the protein MKKRVENAPLLYIVQPNLGPKTCYMQQTFRTKKEKLSYPPPSFANFREMNTAERIEFLATLPNELRPVTCELKTKNRTYEGIIQTCDKKKVVFTLSEEEKTITIPIEHVVSVSLIGKS
- a CDS encoding glycosyltransferase family 4 protein, which produces MRIAFICTEKLPSPAVKGGAIQLMIDGIAPMFAAKHTLTIFSITDPSLPMYEIRDGVEYVRVPKEQYEQHIVNELKKRTFDVIHVFNRPANVLFYKQAAPNSRFVTSLHNDMFSPMKMKRDVAERVIAEVDAITTVSEYMKRTVTKRYDVRDDLIHIVYSGVDATRYTPPWTEEGKQRRTTMRQRFGTEDDDVILFIGRLSKTKGVHVLIESMNHVLAERPKAKLVIVGGKWFSDNRPNEYVRFLHQLAKPYNDRIQFTSYIPSEYIPHIFTIGDVFVCSSQWHEPLARVHYEAMAAGVPIVTTNRGGNSEVIEHNVNGLVVDDYASPKAFARAISELLHDKEKALALAHEGRKRAETTFSFANTAEQLERVYITICQ